In one Photobacterium swingsii genomic region, the following are encoded:
- a CDS encoding LysR family transcriptional regulator: MNKLLSFEALLVLDAIDRRGSFAAASEELGRAPSSLSYQVQKLEQDLDLVIFDRSGHRAAFTKAGKLLLERGRQLLQAADEMVADASALAHGWELDITIAYDGLISFADMLPLVDGLAKKSKTRLRFQEEILAGCWEALAQDRADLVIAPAPTVAPPEVKIEPLGKLTGYWVAHPDHPILQHDDPLDPLVRLQYRVIAVADTARNMPPISHNILDDQPLLTVSTMHDKLVALKAGVGIGTLSSQYAEDAIARGELVRINADIAHELDVVLAWNRNTMGKAKTWCIQQLKQQWKE, from the coding sequence GTGAATAAGTTATTATCATTTGAGGCTTTATTGGTATTAGACGCCATAGATCGGCGTGGAAGTTTTGCTGCTGCGTCTGAAGAATTGGGTCGTGCTCCTTCATCTTTAAGTTATCAAGTCCAAAAATTAGAGCAAGATTTAGATCTCGTTATCTTTGATCGTTCTGGTCATCGGGCGGCATTTACCAAAGCGGGTAAGTTGTTATTAGAGCGAGGTAGACAACTTTTACAAGCGGCTGATGAAATGGTGGCAGATGCCAGTGCATTAGCGCACGGTTGGGAGCTTGATATTACTATTGCTTACGACGGTTTAATTTCCTTTGCTGATATGTTGCCTTTAGTTGATGGTTTGGCCAAGAAAAGTAAAACACGGCTGCGATTTCAAGAAGAGATTCTTGCGGGGTGTTGGGAAGCACTCGCGCAAGACAGGGCCGATTTAGTCATCGCGCCAGCCCCAACCGTTGCTCCACCAGAAGTGAAGATTGAACCGTTAGGAAAATTAACGGGGTATTGGGTTGCTCATCCCGACCATCCGATTCTGCAGCATGACGATCCACTTGATCCGTTAGTTCGCTTACAATATCGCGTGATAGCTGTCGCGGATACCGCTCGTAATATGCCGCCTATTTCACACAATATATTAGATGATCAGCCGCTACTGACGGTGAGCACTATGCACGATAAGCTGGTGGCATTAAAAGCGGGTGTGGGCATTGGGACATTGTCATCCCAATACGCTGAAGACGCAATTGCACGCGGTGAGCTGGTACGCATTAACGCAGATATAGCTCATGAACTTGATGTTGTTTTAGCGTGGAACCGCAATACCATGGGTAAAGCAAAAACCTGGTGCATTCAACAACTAAAGCAGCAGTGGAAGGAGTAG
- a CDS encoding D-alanine--D-alanine ligase, whose translation MKAIHVLLLCGGGSAEHEVSIISANYIEQTLKQIDGINYSRVEMKSDGWFLEDGTSCQLNLDRTLQCGDEKQTIDYVVPCVHGFPGETGDLQSFLDMAKLPYLGCGAEASTNCFNKITTKLWFDALDIPNTPYLFLSENNAEAHESAKVALDKWGKVFVKAACQGSSVGCYSVTNESELTDAVNNAFTYSDQVLIEKTIKPRELEIAAFEYDGELIITKPGEVAAPEDGFYSYDEKYGAGSHSQTTVEADNLTEQQVEDIRSFARKAFVQMKLKDLSRIDFFLSDEGEILLNEINTFPGMTPISMFPKMLEHSGKTFVGFLEQAVKRAVK comes from the coding sequence ATGAAAGCTATCCACGTTTTACTACTGTGCGGCGGTGGTTCTGCTGAACACGAAGTATCAATTATTTCTGCTAATTATATTGAGCAAACGCTAAAGCAGATTGATGGAATCAACTACTCGCGTGTAGAAATGAAGAGTGACGGTTGGTTTTTAGAAGATGGTACATCATGTCAGCTTAATCTAGATCGTACTTTACAATGTGGCGATGAAAAACAAACAATTGATTATGTAGTGCCTTGCGTACATGGTTTTCCTGGTGAGACTGGTGATCTTCAGTCATTTTTAGACATGGCAAAACTGCCATACCTAGGTTGTGGTGCAGAAGCGAGCACGAATTGCTTCAATAAAATTACCACTAAACTGTGGTTTGACGCGCTAGATATTCCTAATACACCGTATCTATTTCTAAGTGAAAATAACGCAGAAGCGCATGAGAGTGCGAAAGTAGCGCTTGATAAGTGGGGGAAAGTGTTCGTTAAGGCGGCATGTCAGGGGTCATCAGTGGGCTGTTACAGCGTCACGAATGAGTCTGAATTAACTGATGCTGTAAACAACGCATTTACTTATTCAGATCAGGTTTTGATTGAAAAAACGATTAAACCTCGTGAATTAGAAATTGCTGCGTTTGAATATGACGGTGAATTGATCATTACTAAACCGGGTGAGGTTGCAGCACCTGAAGATGGCTTCTACTCATACGATGAAAAATACGGCGCGGGCAGTCACTCCCAAACGACCGTTGAAGCTGATAATCTAACTGAACAGCAAGTAGAAGATATTCGTAGTTTTGCACGCAAAGCCTTTGTGCAAATGAAGCTGAAAGATCTTTCTCGCATTGACTTCTTCCTAAGCGATGAAGGAGAAATTTTACTTAATGAAATCAATACCTTTCCTGGTATGACACCGATTTCCATGTTCCCTAAAATGTTAGAACACAGCGGTAAAACGTTTGTTGGTTTCTTAGAGCAAGCGGTAAAACGTGCTGTAAAATAA
- a CDS encoding DUF2301 domain-containing membrane protein → MADPHIKSQLDIIDIITVLLYRSALTVAAATLSIIAWEAQTATTALVAAALIASSTVHIYDKRFRWLIQGSGMFAVIWLLAGLWQPLALGAALFAFSALAVKEYFCFQLKVLLATPLVLAGFWFCLVFNQQQISILFSMAGAILLAVAAVAKWRMPLHFDIGDKSRYQI, encoded by the coding sequence ATGGCAGATCCACATATTAAAAGTCAATTAGACATTATCGATATTATTACTGTTCTTCTGTATCGTTCTGCATTAACCGTGGCAGCTGCGACGCTTTCAATCATCGCATGGGAGGCGCAAACCGCAACAACAGCACTTGTCGCTGCCGCATTAATTGCTTCATCAACTGTGCACATTTACGACAAACGTTTTCGCTGGCTCATTCAAGGTAGTGGTATGTTTGCCGTCATTTGGTTATTAGCAGGCCTATGGCAACCGCTCGCTCTTGGAGCTGCTCTGTTTGCATTCAGCGCACTGGCAGTAAAAGAATATTTCTGTTTTCAGTTAAAAGTACTCCTTGCAACTCCTCTTGTTTTAGCAGGCTTCTGGTTTTGTCTGGTGTTCAATCAGCAACAAATTAGTATCTTGTTTAGTATGGCAGGTGCTATTTTGTTGGCTGTAGCAGCCGTTGCTAAATGGCGTATGCCACTTCATTTCGATATTGGTGATAAGAGCCGTTACCAAATATAG
- a CDS encoding YnbE family lipoprotein: protein MDIIQLKFSFSLTLLAVLFIGATLGMMGCTPTVQVAASDKPIEVNLNVKIEHEIRIKVDKEIDDLFSDDDVF, encoded by the coding sequence ATGGATATCATACAGCTTAAATTTTCATTCTCACTCACACTCCTCGCCGTACTCTTTATTGGTGCTACGTTAGGAATGATGGGATGCACACCAACCGTACAGGTTGCAGCATCAGACAAACCGATAGAAGTTAACCTGAATGTCAAAATTGAACATGAGATTAGGATCAAAGTCGACAAGGAAATAGATGACTTATTCAGCGATGACGATGTATTCTAG
- a CDS encoding YhfG family protein, giving the protein MLDDEKKRSRFKQLQARNYRASLQLEGFELGLPDQKQTGTKAISEVEKIQRLRKEYAR; this is encoded by the coding sequence ATGCTAGATGATGAGAAAAAACGATCGCGCTTTAAACAGCTGCAGGCGCGAAATTATCGGGCAAGTCTTCAGCTGGAAGGGTTTGAGTTGGGTTTACCTGATCAAAAACAAACGGGCACTAAAGCGATAAGTGAAGTTGAAAAAATTCAGCGTTTAAGAAAAGAGTATGCGAGATAA
- a CDS encoding SPOR domain-containing protein, which yields MKKIAVLAVATALVGCASNTESLEIVSSTSQEVYSAEQIAAMQGEETAQNVTTTEVSHETQVEPKTETKPTYQYVEAAKEGYTIQVLALSHNQGFTTYMNKLPSNQPVWTNKKVLDGLPWYTLLFGQYETREQAKRALNALPQDIKNYGPFIRKIDDIKASSNPKLTKLN from the coding sequence ATGAAAAAAATCGCCGTTTTAGCTGTAGCAACGGCACTTGTCGGGTGTGCGTCAAATACAGAGTCATTAGAGATTGTCAGTTCAACTTCTCAAGAAGTGTATTCAGCAGAACAAATTGCTGCCATGCAAGGTGAAGAAACAGCACAGAACGTTACAACAACGGAAGTTAGTCACGAAACACAAGTCGAACCTAAAACAGAAACTAAACCTACATATCAATATGTAGAAGCGGCGAAAGAGGGTTACACCATTCAAGTTTTAGCCCTGAGTCATAACCAAGGCTTTACGACTTACATGAATAAATTGCCGTCAAATCAACCTGTATGGACAAATAAGAAAGTGCTTGATGGTTTGCCTTGGTACACTTTGCTATTTGGCCAATATGAAACACGCGAACAAGCAAAGCGTGCATTGAATGCATTACCACAAGACATTAAAAATTACGGACCATTCATTCGTAAAATTGATGATATTAAAGCTTCATCAAATCCTAAGTTAACGAAGTTGAACTAA
- a CDS encoding putative adenosine monophosphate-protein transferase Fic — protein sequence MRDKYGVTHDPDCYPHSSVLINKLGITDDEQLALAERDFTRVRAEHFEPDFSQLNFEYLLQIHHILFQDLYSWAGQARHVDITKGETRFCHFMNIEREALRLFNELEKENHLVGLSLSAFIERIAHYYCELNVVHPFREGNGRVQRIFFEILAINAGYEICWEGITLTDWVDANIAGYFGDLAPLIRLFQQITAPINCNTGYREHWSDSPHE from the coding sequence ATGCGAGATAAATATGGCGTCACGCACGACCCTGACTGTTATCCTCATTCATCAGTTTTAATCAATAAACTGGGCATTACTGATGATGAACAACTCGCTTTAGCAGAGCGTGATTTTACGCGTGTACGTGCTGAGCATTTTGAACCTGATTTCTCCCAATTAAACTTCGAATATCTGCTCCAAATCCACCACATTTTATTTCAAGATTTATACTCATGGGCCGGTCAGGCACGGCATGTTGATATTACAAAAGGTGAAACGCGTTTTTGTCATTTTATGAATATAGAACGTGAAGCACTGCGTTTGTTTAATGAGCTTGAAAAAGAAAACCACCTTGTTGGCCTGTCGCTTTCGGCATTTATTGAGCGTATTGCACATTACTATTGTGAGCTTAATGTTGTTCACCCGTTCAGAGAAGGAAACGGGCGTGTACAGCGTATATTTTTTGAAATTCTCGCCATTAATGCTGGTTACGAGATTTGCTGGGAGGGTATCACTCTAACAGATTGGGTGGATGCCAATATCGCAGGTTATTTTGGTGATTTAGCACCATTAATTAGGCTTTTTCAGCAAATTACAGCCCCTATAAATTGTAATACAGGTTATAGGGAACACTGGAGTGATAGTCCACATGAATAG
- a CDS encoding bifunctional acetate--CoA ligase family protein/GNAT family N-acetyltransferase, with product MNGLDKLLKPKSIAVIGASDSPHRTGNVVIRNLLSGHFHGPIMPVTPKYDAVAGVLAYPTIQSLPRTPDLAILCTNAHRNVAIIEELGKKGVKVAIVLAAGMNNLPQHTVSDVDAENNQAIESEESRMFAIAQHYGMRIVGPNSMGLILPWLNLNASFSPIPANKGNIAFISQSAAVCTTILDWAKNKKIGFSTFLSLGDACDINFAELLDTLCRDSKTEAILLYVDSVKDARRFMSAARAAARNRRILVVKSGRTQAGSMAAQIHTGGDGGLDAVYDAAIRRSGMLRVHNTHELFAAVETLAHSVPLRGERLAILTNGGGPAIMAVDALSDRGGKLATLSEDTINQLSNILPSCWSHSNPIDIIGDADIERYEKAVRILLDSDDFDALLLMHSPSAIADGNETAKRLVHLLQSHPRTRKFNILTNWAGENEATSARQIFADAGYPAYRTPESAVSAFMHLVEYRRNQKQLIETPVSFGETNASPKLVNAMLKELLAQNVHQLETHDVRPLLESYGFNTLPTWIASDPAEAAHIAEQIGYPVAVKLRSPDIRHKSEVHGVMLHLRTAAEVANGAQAILDRVSLNYPSARIDGLLVQQMANRSGAQELRIAVHHDAIFGPVILLGEDAAEWDIHKDAAVAIPPLNMALARYMVINAIKTGKIRQRRLPEQLDIPALCKLLVQISQLIIDCPEIAELDIHPLLASGEELTVIDASMTIKPFTGDKQARLAIRPYPKEHEQTVELKDGRSILLRPILPEDEPKHASFISKVSVDDLYRRFFSDVGEFNHEALANFTQIDYDREMAFVATTKEKNSEGKDDEVIIGVTRALSDPNNEEAEFAILVRSDLKGVGLGRILMEKIIDYCHKRGLQRMTGMTMPSNRGMIMLAQKVGFHVDIQMEDGVVEMLLALNNE from the coding sequence ATGAACGGACTCGATAAGTTACTCAAACCTAAATCCATTGCTGTAATCGGCGCATCTGATAGCCCTCATAGAACGGGCAATGTTGTTATTCGTAACTTATTATCTGGTCACTTTCATGGCCCTATCATGCCTGTCACCCCTAAATATGACGCAGTAGCGGGTGTATTAGCCTACCCAACAATTCAAAGCCTACCCAGAACACCCGATCTCGCTATTCTCTGCACTAATGCTCACCGTAATGTCGCTATTATTGAGGAACTCGGCAAGAAAGGTGTAAAAGTCGCAATCGTGCTTGCGGCCGGCATGAACAATTTGCCACAGCATACCGTATCAGATGTAGACGCTGAAAATAATCAAGCTATCGAGTCAGAAGAATCACGGATGTTCGCCATAGCTCAACACTACGGTATGCGAATTGTCGGCCCTAACAGCATGGGACTCATATTACCTTGGCTCAATTTGAATGCCTCGTTTTCACCTATTCCTGCCAATAAAGGTAATATCGCTTTTATCTCTCAATCTGCCGCGGTTTGTACCACCATTTTAGATTGGGCAAAAAACAAGAAAATTGGATTCTCTACCTTTTTATCACTTGGTGATGCCTGCGACATTAACTTCGCAGAGCTACTTGATACACTTTGTCGTGATAGCAAAACCGAAGCGATTTTGCTGTATGTCGATTCGGTGAAAGATGCTCGGCGATTCATGTCTGCTGCACGAGCTGCGGCGCGAAATCGCCGTATACTGGTAGTGAAAAGTGGTCGGACGCAAGCAGGCAGCATGGCGGCACAAATTCATACGGGGGGCGATGGCGGGCTTGATGCTGTTTATGATGCAGCCATTCGGCGCTCAGGGATGCTTCGTGTTCACAACACCCATGAATTGTTTGCTGCTGTCGAAACATTAGCGCACTCAGTCCCACTGCGCGGTGAGCGATTAGCAATACTGACCAATGGCGGTGGCCCTGCCATTATGGCAGTGGATGCCTTATCTGATCGTGGTGGAAAACTCGCCACACTGAGTGAAGACACAATCAATCAGCTTTCTAATATTTTGCCGTCTTGCTGGTCACACTCAAACCCTATCGACATTATTGGCGATGCCGATATTGAACGATACGAAAAAGCAGTAAGAATCCTGCTTGATTCCGATGACTTCGATGCGCTGCTTTTGATGCATTCTCCATCAGCCATTGCTGATGGCAACGAAACAGCCAAACGCCTCGTTCACCTGCTGCAATCACACCCAAGAACCAGAAAATTTAATATTCTGACAAACTGGGCTGGAGAAAATGAAGCGACAAGCGCAAGACAGATCTTTGCTGATGCGGGTTACCCAGCTTATCGCACCCCAGAAAGTGCCGTTTCGGCTTTCATGCATTTGGTGGAATACCGCAGAAACCAAAAACAGCTAATTGAAACCCCAGTCTCTTTTGGTGAGACAAACGCTAGCCCTAAGCTGGTGAATGCCATGCTAAAGGAGCTACTTGCCCAAAATGTCCACCAATTAGAAACCCATGATGTCAGGCCGCTACTGGAAAGCTATGGCTTTAATACACTGCCCACTTGGATTGCAAGTGATCCAGCTGAAGCTGCCCATATTGCCGAGCAAATTGGCTACCCTGTCGCCGTAAAATTACGTTCACCTGATATTCGCCATAAATCGGAAGTGCATGGCGTCATGCTACATTTACGCACAGCGGCTGAAGTAGCAAATGGTGCGCAGGCTATTTTAGATCGTGTTTCGCTCAACTACCCAAGCGCCCGAATTGATGGATTACTAGTACAGCAAATGGCTAACCGTTCAGGGGCTCAAGAACTCAGAATAGCGGTTCACCACGATGCGATTTTTGGTCCCGTCATTTTATTAGGTGAAGATGCCGCTGAATGGGACATCCATAAAGATGCCGCCGTTGCCATTCCACCATTAAACATGGCGCTTGCGCGTTACATGGTGATCAATGCCATTAAGACAGGCAAAATCCGCCAGCGTCGCCTACCCGAGCAATTAGACATTCCTGCCTTATGTAAACTCTTGGTGCAAATATCACAGCTCATTATTGATTGCCCTGAAATTGCAGAGCTTGATATTCACCCTCTATTAGCATCAGGTGAAGAACTGACAGTGATTGACGCCTCTATGACAATCAAACCCTTCACTGGCGATAAACAAGCACGACTGGCTATTCGGCCTTACCCAAAAGAGCACGAGCAAACTGTCGAACTGAAAGATGGCCGTTCGATTTTGCTGCGTCCTATCTTGCCAGAAGATGAACCTAAACATGCTTCGTTTATCTCAAAGGTATCGGTAGATGACTTGTATCGACGCTTCTTCTCTGATGTGGGCGAATTTAATCATGAAGCATTAGCAAACTTCACCCAAATTGATTACGACCGCGAAATGGCGTTTGTGGCAACCACAAAAGAAAAAAATAGCGAAGGTAAAGATGACGAAGTAATTATAGGTGTGACACGGGCATTATCTGATCCCAATAATGAAGAAGCAGAATTTGCAATTCTTGTCCGTTCAGATCTAAAAGGCGTTGGCTTAGGACGAATTTTAATGGAGAAAATAATCGATTACTGCCATAAACGTGGATTACAGCGAATGACGGGAATGACCATGCCTTCTAACCGCGGCATGATCATGTTGGCACAAAAGGTCGGCTTTCATGTCGACATTCAAATGGAAGATGGCGTGGTGGAAATGTTGTTAGCATTGAACAATGAATAA
- a CDS encoding YdbH domain-containing protein codes for MNEDVKPIADPPLKPIKRFRFIRKLLFVLCCAILILAVGIPMWLASKGIVINAISGIRLFPQIQIDHVSIDISDTKINAHQLTIDKYFDDQSAISSASWRISATTTEVFLPSEVQAYLKEIGYDFPYFLLSNTALNFTDLSNPYVFSASSDSLSVQINLPLAQPRIQHQELNNIHLVIATKPYVAISGIVEGGQLNLFIPAILNKLATESKKQNSHINKSSHSVARSTPAPTHQQKQQQSTPIYPTQLAKGNFSISWQDDAIPLSISVNKLTPQWEMLPPEVPQQLTELHFEMDIEQPAQSIKLQAENIHLGHPKVLPNFIQRSDPDHQGLHLGETIASLATLPLNVLKVNHLIYGDLIRDAKVVLKTPRARDEREDRQARFRMEGKVLGPDPYDLKVLLKHKNDKEANFSGLIKGPKGNTLDCKAEIEFIDPLPQMLFCQANFKNTKDIMSRFALTHLPSAELNAPITVTASRVASTKYNQVVDRRLIDAYYKLAVQLPSTLNVKLNQFALPGKHISDQPASTNVETITLSTDGVLNLKAHYRNRVLKLSLEDDEEKIALSTLWGDKISLLIDDLTCQNPELQCHLSGKASSKIAQFLPLKGIKLNELTAQADYQFSWSTQAYGLILSQLQLNIDTISLEERLLGKHLNLLNAQQTALQIDRLTMSKTAENTYSRLLLPENSLITLNTNLFGEQTIRDQDGQPIHQTHQVKRALLPVQKYEAKTELVLQGLNFTLGKTFALSTRYDLATHLKQNNQRFPKFSTKGKLALTPENWHFDGELDNWKQARLAKYTVRHQPKHEQTTIKLHRNEITFNSKKTLKKYYFPQFPLDYDFTQGSISYDGHLTLRGNNLYGRMGLFSNQLTGELYGFRFGNVNTSITTDITPKGIKSRHPISIHAELFHAGALFEDIAANFEFDTHQQRYQLQRVHADVLGGKISLHNATSSSLLNVPPQNIRVHGLDLAALIQLLEQEDIELTGIVDGVIPLAIEDGAPSIKSGHLHSRYPGGILRYLEGSAIDQNVEAAGENSILVVGKILKNYNYHSLAIDLDYSKDGQLNASSRFKGFNPSFQNGRPVHLNLNVQDDIPALLKTINAINSSQLESLFLKQLGLNE; via the coding sequence GTGAACGAGGATGTAAAACCTATCGCCGATCCACCACTGAAGCCTATTAAGCGATTTCGCTTTATACGTAAGCTACTATTTGTTTTGTGCTGTGCCATCTTGATCCTTGCCGTTGGGATTCCAATGTGGCTTGCCAGTAAAGGGATCGTCATTAATGCGATCTCTGGTATTCGCTTATTCCCACAGATCCAAATCGATCATGTATCTATTGATATCAGCGACACCAAGATCAATGCACATCAATTAACGATTGATAAATATTTTGACGATCAGAGTGCGATCTCTTCAGCTTCATGGCGCATTTCAGCAACAACAACGGAAGTATTCTTACCTAGCGAGGTACAAGCCTATTTGAAGGAAATTGGTTATGATTTTCCGTACTTCTTACTCAGTAATACTGCACTTAACTTTACCGATCTTTCGAATCCCTACGTATTCAGTGCGAGCTCAGATTCACTCAGCGTGCAAATAAACCTCCCTTTGGCACAGCCTCGTATTCAACACCAAGAGCTGAACAACATACACTTAGTGATAGCCACTAAGCCTTATGTGGCCATTTCAGGTATTGTCGAAGGCGGGCAACTCAATCTATTTATTCCTGCCATTTTGAATAAGCTGGCAACGGAAAGTAAAAAGCAAAACAGCCACATAAACAAATCCAGCCATAGCGTGGCTCGTTCAACACCGGCTCCCACTCATCAACAAAAACAACAACAAAGCACGCCTATTTATCCAACTCAACTTGCTAAGGGCAATTTTTCAATATCATGGCAGGATGACGCTATACCGCTCTCTATCAGCGTGAACAAGCTAACCCCCCAATGGGAGATGTTACCGCCAGAAGTGCCACAGCAGCTTACTGAGCTCCATTTTGAGATGGATATTGAACAACCCGCACAATCTATCAAACTACAAGCTGAAAACATTCATCTCGGGCACCCTAAAGTATTGCCTAATTTCATTCAACGTAGTGACCCAGACCATCAAGGCCTGCATCTTGGTGAAACCATCGCAAGCCTTGCAACCCTGCCACTGAACGTGCTTAAAGTGAATCACTTAATCTATGGCGATCTTATACGTGATGCCAAAGTCGTGCTCAAAACACCGCGCGCGCGTGATGAACGTGAAGACAGACAAGCAAGATTTAGAATGGAAGGAAAAGTTCTCGGGCCTGACCCCTATGATTTGAAAGTTCTGCTCAAACACAAAAATGATAAAGAAGCGAACTTTAGCGGGCTAATTAAAGGCCCAAAAGGCAATACATTAGATTGTAAGGCCGAAATAGAGTTTATCGACCCCTTACCACAGATGCTCTTTTGCCAAGCGAACTTTAAGAATACCAAGGACATAATGAGTCGTTTTGCGCTGACTCATCTCCCCAGCGCAGAGCTAAATGCCCCAATCACTGTCACAGCATCAAGGGTGGCGAGCACCAAATATAATCAAGTTGTTGATAGGCGGCTAATCGATGCTTATTACAAACTGGCCGTACAGCTCCCTTCGACACTTAATGTAAAACTCAACCAATTTGCACTGCCAGGTAAACACATTAGTGATCAGCCTGCATCAACTAATGTAGAGACGATTACATTGAGCACCGATGGCGTACTCAATCTCAAAGCGCATTACCGTAATCGAGTGCTAAAACTCAGCCTTGAAGATGATGAAGAAAAGATTGCACTGTCAACGCTATGGGGTGACAAAATATCTTTACTTATCGATGATTTAACATGCCAGAACCCAGAGTTACAATGTCACTTAAGTGGAAAAGCCAGCAGTAAAATAGCCCAATTTTTACCACTCAAAGGTATTAAACTAAACGAATTAACGGCTCAAGCTGACTATCAGTTTTCATGGTCAACGCAGGCTTACGGGTTAATACTGAGCCAGCTTCAGCTAAATATCGACACTATTAGCCTTGAAGAACGCCTACTCGGTAAACACCTCAACTTGCTAAATGCTCAGCAAACTGCGTTGCAAATTGACCGTTTAACCATGAGTAAAACTGCAGAAAACACTTATAGTCGGCTACTGCTACCGGAAAACTCTCTGATCACACTCAATACCAATCTCTTCGGTGAGCAAACAATCAGAGATCAAGATGGCCAACCTATCCATCAAACACATCAAGTAAAACGCGCTCTACTACCCGTTCAGAAATACGAAGCAAAAACAGAATTAGTTTTACAAGGGCTCAACTTCACTCTGGGTAAGACGTTTGCGCTCTCTACACGCTATGACTTAGCGACTCACTTAAAACAAAACAACCAACGTTTTCCTAAGTTCTCAACGAAAGGTAAGCTCGCTTTAACCCCTGAAAATTGGCACTTTGACGGCGAGTTAGATAATTGGAAACAAGCAAGACTCGCTAAATACACGGTTCGCCATCAACCCAAGCACGAACAGACCACTATAAAGTTACACCGTAATGAAATAACATTTAACAGCAAGAAAACATTGAAGAAATACTACTTCCCCCAATTTCCTCTCGACTACGATTTTACCCAAGGTAGTATCAGTTACGATGGTCACTTGACGTTACGTGGTAACAATCTTTATGGCCGAATGGGTTTATTCAGCAACCAGCTGACAGGAGAATTGTATGGCTTTCGATTTGGCAATGTGAATACCTCCATCACGACAGACATTACACCAAAAGGGATTAAATCGCGGCACCCTATTAGCATCCATGCTGAACTTTTCCATGCTGGCGCATTGTTTGAAGATATTGCAGCTAACTTTGAATTTGATACCCACCAGCAGCGCTATCAGCTACAACGCGTTCATGCGGACGTATTAGGCGGCAAGATCAGTCTACATAATGCAACCAGCTCCAGCCTACTTAATGTACCCCCGCAAAACATTCGAGTACATGGTCTCGATCTTGCAGCACTTATCCAATTGCTGGAACAAGAAGACATAGAGCTAACAGGTATTGTTGATGGTGTGATCCCACTTGCGATTGAAGATGGCGCCCCCTCGATCAAGTCGGGACACTTACATTCGCGATACCCAGGCGGGATCTTACGGTATTTAGAAGGATCGGCGATTGATCAGAATGTCGAAGCCGCGGGTGAAAATAGTATATTGGTCGTTGGTAAGATTCTCAAAAATTATAACTACCACTCACTGGCGATTGATCTAGACTATTCTAAAGACGGTCAATTAAATGCAAGTTCACGATTTAAGGGCTTTAATCCTAGTTTTCAAAATGGACGCCCTGTACACCTAAATCTGAATGTGCAAGATGACATTCCAGCGTTACTCAAAACTATAAACGCGATTAACTCGTCGCAACTGGAAAGTCTTTTTTTAAAGCAGCTTGGTTTGAATGAGTAG